The proteins below are encoded in one region of Strix aluco isolate bStrAlu1 chromosome 8, bStrAlu1.hap1, whole genome shotgun sequence:
- the ACOT11 gene encoding acyl-coenzyme A thioesterase 11 isoform X4, with amino-acid sequence MESIDTASPTEGWATAPRPGLGPAPQDSWDSFHHSRCLLKMVKENIVVPEEILSFCCNGLQGSTSLPRAQEPGEQEEAPGAMTSPSPTRNPTEVQMSQLVLPCHTNHRGELSTGQLLKWIDTAACLSAERHAGCPCVTASMDDIYFEHTISVGQVVNIKAKVNRAFNSSMEVGIQVSYEDLCSGKHCSICKAYATFVAQGPSGSKVKLKPLAPQTEEEKIEHSIAAERRRMRLVHKDTLKDLLTRSPRETELETRDGSAAVPAEKTRVESVELVLPPHANHQGNTFGGQIMAWMENVATIAASRLCHAHPTLRAIEMFHFRGPSQVGDRLVLKAIVNNAFKNSMEVGVCAEAYGQEMSVSRRHINSAFMTFVVLDQEGQPRNLPMVAPEPGDGERRYREASARKKIRLDRKYVVSCKQTEVPLSVPWDQSNKVYLSYNNVSALKTLIAKANWALAREKEKVRMYTLEEDKFLSFRIEMSVRIAASRAFSLLSDLRRRHEWDRHYASAELVQQVDDDDMIYHVVSQTLSHENKPQDFVILASRRKPCSKGDPYVVAFRSVTLPTHPASTGFTRGETLCSGFCIWPESEEMSKVAYYNQATPGYLNYVTTNVAGLSSNFCATFEACEKFLLKNKEDLIVRLQDL; translated from the exons ATGGAAAGTATTGACACAGCGTCACCGACCGAGGGATGGGCCACAGCACCGCGCCCTGGGCTCGGTCCAGCACCCCAGGATAGCTGGGACTCTTTCCATCACAGCCG GTGTCTCTTAAAAATGGTCAAGGAGAATATTGTAGTCCCTGAAGAGATCTTGAGCTTCTGTTGCAATGGCCTCCAG GGCTCAACCTCTCTGCCGCGTGCCCAGGAgccaggggagcaggaggaggctcCGGGGGCCATGACGAGTCCCTCGCCCACCCGCAACCCCACCGAGGTGCAGATGAGCCAGCTGGTTCTGCCCTGCCACACCAACCACCGCGGTGAGCTCAGCACCGGCCAGCTGCTCAAGTGGATCGACACGGCCGCCTGCCTCTCCG ccGAGAGACATGCCGGCTGCCCGTGCGTCACGGCTTCCATGGACGATATCTATTTTGAGCATACCATTAG cgTTGGGCAAGTTGTCAACATCAAAGCCAAAGTGAACCGAGCCTTTAACTCCAGCATGGAG GTGGGCATCCAGGTGAGCTACGAAGACCTGTGCAGCGGGAAGCACTGCAGCATCTGCAAGGCTTATGCCACCTTCGTGGCGCAGGGCCCCTCCGGCAGCAAG GTGAAGCTTAAGCCGCTGGCCCCGCAGACGGAGGAGGAGAAGATAGAGCACAGCATCGCTGCCGAGCGCCGCCGCATGCGGCTGGTCCACAAGGACACCCTCAAGGACCTCCTCACCCGCAGCCCCCGCGAAACCG agctggagacGCGGGACGGCAGCGCAGCTGTGCCGGCGGAGAAGACGCGGGTGGAGAGcgtggagctggtgctgccccCCCACGCCAACCATCAGGGCAACACCTTTGGCGGGCAGATCATGGCCTGGATGGAGAACGTGGCCACCATCGCAGCCAG CCGGCTGTGCCATGCCCACCCCACGCTGCGGGCCATCGAGATGTTCCACTTTCGGGGACCATCGCAAGTCGGGGACCGCCTGGTGCTCAAAGCCATCGTCAACAACGCCTTCAAAAACAG CATGGAGGTGGGGGTCTGCGCCGAGGCATACGGCCAGGAGATGTCCGTCAGCCGAAGGCACATCAACAGTGCCTTCATGACCTTCGTGGTGCTGGACCAGGAGGGCCAGCCCCGCAACCTGCCAATGGTGGCACCCGAGCCGGGG GATGGAGAGAGGAGGTACAGAGAAGCTAGCGCTAGGAAAAAAATTCGGCTGGACCG AAAATACGTTGTCTCCTGCAAACAGACCGAGGTGCCGCTCTCCGTGCCCTGGGACCAAAGCAACAAG GTTTATCTGAGCTACAACAATGTCTCTGCGCTGAAAACGCTCATAGCCAAAGCGAACTGGGCCCTCgccagagaaaaggaaaag GTGCGGATGTACACGCTGGAGGAGGACAAGTTCCTCTCCTTCCGCATTGAGATGTCGGTGCGCATCGCTGCCAGCCGAGCCTTCTCCCTGCTCTCTGACCTGCGGCGCCGGCACGAGTGGGACAGGCACTACGC GAGCGCGGAGCTCGTCCAGCAAGTAGATGACGACGACATGATCTACCACGTGGTGAGCCAGACACTCAGCCACGAGAACAAGCCACAGGACTTTGTCATCCTGGCGTCGCGACGAAAACCGTGCAGCAAGGG GGACCCCTACGTGGTGGCCTTTCGGTCGGTGACGCTGCCCACCCACCCTGCCAGCACCGGCTTCACGAGGGGGGAAACGCTCTGCTCCGGTTTCTGCATTTGGCCAGAGTCGGAGGAGATGAGCAAG GTGGCTTACTACAACCAGGCTACGCCGGGGTACCTCAACTACGTCACCACCAACGTGGCGGGACTGTCCTCCAACTTCTGTGCCACCTTCGAAGCCTGCGAGAAGTTCCTGCTGAAGAACAAGGAGGACCTGATCGTGCGGCTGCAGGACCTCTAG
- the ACOT11 gene encoding acyl-coenzyme A thioesterase 11 isoform X5, with protein MLSFFWLRCLLKMVKENIVVPEEILSFCCNGLQGSTSLPRAQEPGEQEEAPGAMTSPSPTRNPTEVQMSQLVLPCHTNHRGELSTGQLLKWIDTAACLSAERHAGCPCVTASMDDIYFEHTISQPYINPPGQRDGKSSVCVGQVVNIKAKVNRAFNSSMEVGIQVSYEDLCSGKHCSICKAYATFVAQGPSGSKVKLKPLAPQTEEEKIEHSIAAERRRMRLVHKDTLKDLLTRSPRETAELETRDGSAAVPAEKTRVESVELVLPPHANHQGNTFGGQIMAWMENVATIAASRLCHAHPTLRAIEMFHFRGPSQVGDRLVLKAIVNNAFKNSMEVGVCAEAYGQEMSVSRRHINSAFMTFVVLDQEGQPRNLPMVAPEPGDGERRYREASARKKIRLDRKYVVSCKQTEVPLSVPWDQSNKVYLSYNNVSALKTLIAKANWALAREKEKVRMYTLEEDKFLSFRIEMSVRIAASRAFSLLSDLRRRHEWDRHYASAELVQQVDDDDMIYHVVSQTLSHENKPQDFVILASRRKPCSKGDPYVVAFRSVTLPTHPASTGFTRGETLCSGFCIWPESEEMSKVAYYNQATPGYLNYVTTNVAGLSSNFCATFEACEKFLLKNKEDLIVRLQDL; from the exons ATGCTCAGCTTCTTCTGGCTGAG GTGTCTCTTAAAAATGGTCAAGGAGAATATTGTAGTCCCTGAAGAGATCTTGAGCTTCTGTTGCAATGGCCTCCAG GGCTCAACCTCTCTGCCGCGTGCCCAGGAgccaggggagcaggaggaggctcCGGGGGCCATGACGAGTCCCTCGCCCACCCGCAACCCCACCGAGGTGCAGATGAGCCAGCTGGTTCTGCCCTGCCACACCAACCACCGCGGTGAGCTCAGCACCGGCCAGCTGCTCAAGTGGATCGACACGGCCGCCTGCCTCTCCG ccGAGAGACATGCCGGCTGCCCGTGCGTCACGGCTTCCATGGACGATATCTATTTTGAGCATACCATTAG CCAGCCGTATATAAACCCTCCTGGGCAGCGGGACGGGAAGAGCAGTGTCTG cgTTGGGCAAGTTGTCAACATCAAAGCCAAAGTGAACCGAGCCTTTAACTCCAGCATGGAG GTGGGCATCCAGGTGAGCTACGAAGACCTGTGCAGCGGGAAGCACTGCAGCATCTGCAAGGCTTATGCCACCTTCGTGGCGCAGGGCCCCTCCGGCAGCAAG GTGAAGCTTAAGCCGCTGGCCCCGCAGACGGAGGAGGAGAAGATAGAGCACAGCATCGCTGCCGAGCGCCGCCGCATGCGGCTGGTCCACAAGGACACCCTCAAGGACCTCCTCACCCGCAGCCCCCGCGAAACCG cagagctggagacGCGGGACGGCAGCGCAGCTGTGCCGGCGGAGAAGACGCGGGTGGAGAGcgtggagctggtgctgccccCCCACGCCAACCATCAGGGCAACACCTTTGGCGGGCAGATCATGGCCTGGATGGAGAACGTGGCCACCATCGCAGCCAG CCGGCTGTGCCATGCCCACCCCACGCTGCGGGCCATCGAGATGTTCCACTTTCGGGGACCATCGCAAGTCGGGGACCGCCTGGTGCTCAAAGCCATCGTCAACAACGCCTTCAAAAACAG CATGGAGGTGGGGGTCTGCGCCGAGGCATACGGCCAGGAGATGTCCGTCAGCCGAAGGCACATCAACAGTGCCTTCATGACCTTCGTGGTGCTGGACCAGGAGGGCCAGCCCCGCAACCTGCCAATGGTGGCACCCGAGCCGGGG GATGGAGAGAGGAGGTACAGAGAAGCTAGCGCTAGGAAAAAAATTCGGCTGGACCG AAAATACGTTGTCTCCTGCAAACAGACCGAGGTGCCGCTCTCCGTGCCCTGGGACCAAAGCAACAAG GTTTATCTGAGCTACAACAATGTCTCTGCGCTGAAAACGCTCATAGCCAAAGCGAACTGGGCCCTCgccagagaaaaggaaaag GTGCGGATGTACACGCTGGAGGAGGACAAGTTCCTCTCCTTCCGCATTGAGATGTCGGTGCGCATCGCTGCCAGCCGAGCCTTCTCCCTGCTCTCTGACCTGCGGCGCCGGCACGAGTGGGACAGGCACTACGC GAGCGCGGAGCTCGTCCAGCAAGTAGATGACGACGACATGATCTACCACGTGGTGAGCCAGACACTCAGCCACGAGAACAAGCCACAGGACTTTGTCATCCTGGCGTCGCGACGAAAACCGTGCAGCAAGGG GGACCCCTACGTGGTGGCCTTTCGGTCGGTGACGCTGCCCACCCACCCTGCCAGCACCGGCTTCACGAGGGGGGAAACGCTCTGCTCCGGTTTCTGCATTTGGCCAGAGTCGGAGGAGATGAGCAAG GTGGCTTACTACAACCAGGCTACGCCGGGGTACCTCAACTACGTCACCACCAACGTGGCGGGACTGTCCTCCAACTTCTGTGCCACCTTCGAAGCCTGCGAGAAGTTCCTGCTGAAGAACAAGGAGGACCTGATCGTGCGGCTGCAGGACCTCTAG
- the ACOT11 gene encoding acyl-coenzyme A thioesterase 11 isoform X2 encodes MESIDTASPTEGWATAPRPGLGPAPQDSWDSFHHSRCLLKMVKENIVVPEEILSFCCNGLQGSTSLPRAQEPGEQEEAPGAMTSPSPTRNPTEVQMSQLVLPCHTNHRGELSTGQLLKWIDTAACLSAERHAGCPCVTASMDDIYFEHTISQPYINPPGQRDGKSSVCVGQVVNIKAKVNRAFNSSMEVGIQVSYEDLCSGKHCSICKAYATFVAQGPSGSKVKLKPLAPQTEEEKIEHSIAAERRRMRLVHKDTLKDLLTRSPRETELETRDGSAAVPAEKTRVESVELVLPPHANHQGNTFGGQIMAWMENVATIAASRLCHAHPTLRAIEMFHFRGPSQVGDRLVLKAIVNNAFKNSMEVGVCAEAYGQEMSVSRRHINSAFMTFVVLDQEGQPRNLPMVAPEPGDGERRYREASARKKIRLDRKYVVSCKQTEVPLSVPWDQSNKVYLSYNNVSALKTLIAKANWALAREKEKVRMYTLEEDKFLSFRIEMSVRIAASRAFSLLSDLRRRHEWDRHYASAELVQQVDDDDMIYHVVSQTLSHENKPQDFVILASRRKPCSKGDPYVVAFRSVTLPTHPASTGFTRGETLCSGFCIWPESEEMSKVAYYNQATPGYLNYVTTNVAGLSSNFCATFEACEKFLLKNKEDLIVRLQDL; translated from the exons ATGGAAAGTATTGACACAGCGTCACCGACCGAGGGATGGGCCACAGCACCGCGCCCTGGGCTCGGTCCAGCACCCCAGGATAGCTGGGACTCTTTCCATCACAGCCG GTGTCTCTTAAAAATGGTCAAGGAGAATATTGTAGTCCCTGAAGAGATCTTGAGCTTCTGTTGCAATGGCCTCCAG GGCTCAACCTCTCTGCCGCGTGCCCAGGAgccaggggagcaggaggaggctcCGGGGGCCATGACGAGTCCCTCGCCCACCCGCAACCCCACCGAGGTGCAGATGAGCCAGCTGGTTCTGCCCTGCCACACCAACCACCGCGGTGAGCTCAGCACCGGCCAGCTGCTCAAGTGGATCGACACGGCCGCCTGCCTCTCCG ccGAGAGACATGCCGGCTGCCCGTGCGTCACGGCTTCCATGGACGATATCTATTTTGAGCATACCATTAG CCAGCCGTATATAAACCCTCCTGGGCAGCGGGACGGGAAGAGCAGTGTCTG cgTTGGGCAAGTTGTCAACATCAAAGCCAAAGTGAACCGAGCCTTTAACTCCAGCATGGAG GTGGGCATCCAGGTGAGCTACGAAGACCTGTGCAGCGGGAAGCACTGCAGCATCTGCAAGGCTTATGCCACCTTCGTGGCGCAGGGCCCCTCCGGCAGCAAG GTGAAGCTTAAGCCGCTGGCCCCGCAGACGGAGGAGGAGAAGATAGAGCACAGCATCGCTGCCGAGCGCCGCCGCATGCGGCTGGTCCACAAGGACACCCTCAAGGACCTCCTCACCCGCAGCCCCCGCGAAACCG agctggagacGCGGGACGGCAGCGCAGCTGTGCCGGCGGAGAAGACGCGGGTGGAGAGcgtggagctggtgctgccccCCCACGCCAACCATCAGGGCAACACCTTTGGCGGGCAGATCATGGCCTGGATGGAGAACGTGGCCACCATCGCAGCCAG CCGGCTGTGCCATGCCCACCCCACGCTGCGGGCCATCGAGATGTTCCACTTTCGGGGACCATCGCAAGTCGGGGACCGCCTGGTGCTCAAAGCCATCGTCAACAACGCCTTCAAAAACAG CATGGAGGTGGGGGTCTGCGCCGAGGCATACGGCCAGGAGATGTCCGTCAGCCGAAGGCACATCAACAGTGCCTTCATGACCTTCGTGGTGCTGGACCAGGAGGGCCAGCCCCGCAACCTGCCAATGGTGGCACCCGAGCCGGGG GATGGAGAGAGGAGGTACAGAGAAGCTAGCGCTAGGAAAAAAATTCGGCTGGACCG AAAATACGTTGTCTCCTGCAAACAGACCGAGGTGCCGCTCTCCGTGCCCTGGGACCAAAGCAACAAG GTTTATCTGAGCTACAACAATGTCTCTGCGCTGAAAACGCTCATAGCCAAAGCGAACTGGGCCCTCgccagagaaaaggaaaag GTGCGGATGTACACGCTGGAGGAGGACAAGTTCCTCTCCTTCCGCATTGAGATGTCGGTGCGCATCGCTGCCAGCCGAGCCTTCTCCCTGCTCTCTGACCTGCGGCGCCGGCACGAGTGGGACAGGCACTACGC GAGCGCGGAGCTCGTCCAGCAAGTAGATGACGACGACATGATCTACCACGTGGTGAGCCAGACACTCAGCCACGAGAACAAGCCACAGGACTTTGTCATCCTGGCGTCGCGACGAAAACCGTGCAGCAAGGG GGACCCCTACGTGGTGGCCTTTCGGTCGGTGACGCTGCCCACCCACCCTGCCAGCACCGGCTTCACGAGGGGGGAAACGCTCTGCTCCGGTTTCTGCATTTGGCCAGAGTCGGAGGAGATGAGCAAG GTGGCTTACTACAACCAGGCTACGCCGGGGTACCTCAACTACGTCACCACCAACGTGGCGGGACTGTCCTCCAACTTCTGTGCCACCTTCGAAGCCTGCGAGAAGTTCCTGCTGAAGAACAAGGAGGACCTGATCGTGCGGCTGCAGGACCTCTAG